A portion of the Armatimonadota bacterium genome contains these proteins:
- a CDS encoding prepilin-type N-terminal cleavage/methylation domain-containing protein, which yields MRVDRRGFTLIEMLVVVAIIGILAGILFPVFARARDAAFQTQCISNLRQLGVSLQAYMNDNEDKFPLAVDFTDYPLTAAAYEGSNIPHAVALVDQLENRTDDPVDGDTNGGRIDHILRPYVKNEEIFRCPGDTGFGGIGYAAYTGPYILYNLLPIVPLWKQSRYYSARNKRPNTYWGGTSYVYRTELGLWGRPVNQLWQPQNVNVLMDATHYWHTRLHRKPIYSPGNPNYDMADANKGSITTLFADGRVRACTWKENVDNWYESSHWITGETTSGVPAPSYAPFK from the coding sequence ATGCGAGTTGATCGACGCGGCTTCACGCTCATTGAAATGCTGGTTGTTGTCGCCATCATCGGTATTCTCGCCGGGATACTGTTCCCCGTCTTCGCGCGCGCCCGGGACGCGGCGTTTCAGACGCAATGTATCAGCAATCTGCGGCAATTAGGCGTCTCATTGCAGGCGTACATGAACGACAATGAGGACAAGTTCCCTCTCGCGGTGGATTTCACCGATTACCCTCTCACGGCGGCAGCCTATGAGGGCAGCAACATCCCTCACGCAGTTGCGCTGGTAGACCAGTTGGAGAATCGAACTGACGACCCCGTGGATGGCGACACAAACGGCGGGCGGATCGATCATATTCTCCGCCCGTACGTGAAGAACGAAGAAATCTTCCGCTGCCCCGGTGATACAGGATTTGGCGGGATCGGATACGCCGCCTACACCGGCCCTTACATTTTGTACAACCTCCTACCCATCGTGCCTCTATGGAAACAGTCCCGCTACTATTCCGCGCGCAACAAGCGACCCAATACATACTGGGGCGGAACAAGCTATGTATATCGGACCGAACTCGGCTTGTGGGGACGGCCGGTTAACCAGCTGTGGCAGCCGCAAAACGTAAACGTGCTGATGGACGCGACGCATTACTGGCATACCCGCCTGCATCGAAAGCCCATTTACAGCCCTGGAAACCCGAACTACGACATGGCTGACGCCAACAAGGGCAGCATCACAACGCTGTTTGCCGACGGAAGGGTGAGGGCATGCACCTGGAAGGAAAATGTCGACAACTGGTATGAATCCTCCCATTGGATAACGGGCGAGACAACCAGTGGCGTCCCTGCGCCGTCGTACGCCCCTTTCAAATAG